A region from the uncultured Holophaga sp. genome encodes:
- a CDS encoding S49 family peptidase, which translates to MKLLDIITSPWALVENRLLEIRDLYLAHTRREKLDIRAWESATGQPAGTQREPYQVQDGVAIIPIQGVMAKAPGAWGRLCGMTGTAQIRADLQTALDDPTVHSIVLLIDSPGGTVDGTQELAQAIFAAREVKPVAALADGCMCSAAMWAGAAASQVYITSDTTETGSIGVVATHVDKSGSETQWGQKTTEITAGKYKRIASQYSPLSEEGRATLQAQVDHIYSVFVDEIAQFRGVSVDTVLADMADGRVFLGKQAIEVGLVDGVSSLPALITQLNEDRRSRRPGAGAASLPSTSPSKENSMNLQELRDQHPDLAQAMFDEGAKAGASAELARVKGCFAAALVGYEDMAQAFALDGQTQPGDAALAINAQANADLKAEHKKTQEGGPVPLPNAGDPEAQEASAAKKAQEEKDKKAAEQQDPKVWATRINAHIEQAKAEGRTLSAAQAAAELRQQDKE; encoded by the coding sequence GTGAAGCTCCTCGACATCATCACCTCGCCCTGGGCCCTGGTGGAGAACCGCCTCCTGGAGATCCGCGACCTCTACCTGGCGCACACCCGTCGGGAGAAGTTGGACATCCGTGCCTGGGAGTCCGCCACCGGGCAGCCCGCGGGCACCCAGCGGGAACCCTACCAGGTGCAAGATGGCGTGGCCATCATCCCCATCCAGGGCGTCATGGCCAAGGCCCCCGGGGCCTGGGGGCGTCTCTGTGGCATGACCGGCACCGCGCAGATCCGTGCCGATCTCCAGACCGCCCTGGATGACCCGACCGTTCATTCCATCGTCCTGCTCATCGATTCCCCGGGCGGGACCGTGGATGGCACCCAGGAGCTGGCCCAGGCCATCTTCGCAGCCCGCGAGGTGAAGCCGGTCGCCGCTCTGGCCGATGGCTGCATGTGCAGCGCGGCCATGTGGGCCGGTGCCGCAGCTTCCCAGGTCTACATCACCTCGGACACCACCGAGACCGGTTCCATCGGCGTGGTCGCCACCCACGTGGACAAGTCCGGGTCCGAGACCCAGTGGGGCCAGAAGACCACCGAGATCACGGCGGGCAAGTACAAGCGCATCGCCAGCCAGTATTCCCCCCTCAGCGAGGAGGGCAGGGCCACACTTCAGGCCCAGGTGGACCACATCTACAGCGTATTCGTGGACGAAATCGCGCAATTCCGGGGCGTGTCGGTGGATACCGTCCTGGCTGACATGGCCGATGGCCGCGTCTTCCTCGGCAAGCAGGCGATCGAGGTCGGGCTGGTGGACGGTGTTTCCAGTCTCCCCGCCCTCATCACCCAGCTCAACGAGGACCGCCGCAGCCGCAGGCCCGGGGCCGGTGCTGCCTCGCTCCCCTCAACCTCCCCATCCAAGGAGAACAGCATGAACCTGCAGGAACTCCGGGACCAGCATCCCGACCTGGCGCAGGCGATGTTCGATGAGGGCGCCAAGGCCGGCGCCTCTGCCGAACTGGCCCGCGTCAAGGGCTGCTTCGCTGCCGCCCTCGTCGGCTACGAGGACATGGCCCAGGCCTTCGCCCTCGACGGCCAGACCCAGCCCGGCGATGCCGCCCTCGCCATCAACGCCCAGGCCAACGCGGACCTCAAGGCCGAGCACAAAAAGACCCAGGAAGGTGGCCCCGTCCCCCTTCCCAACGCCGGTGACCCCGAGGCCCAGGAGGCGTCTGCCGCCAAGAAGGCCCAGGAGGAGAAGGACAAGAAGGCCGCGGAGCAGCAGGACCCCAAGGTCTGGGCCACCCGCATCAACGCCCACATCGAGCAGGCCAAGGCCGAGGGCCGGACCCTCAGCGCCGCCCAGGCCGCCGCCGAACTGCGCCAGCAGGACAAGGAGTAG
- a CDS encoding major capsid protein translates to MAKKPFVADPYLTGITTAFRNPSTALIADLVLPRVKVGKEEFGYNTFPTEDAFTLPDTRVGRTSKVNQVEFSAARVTSQTNDYGLEDPIPYKDIDNAQGSGYDPEARATEVLTDLILLDREVRAANAVFSLDSYASSNRTTLTGVSQWSDTTNSDPVTALETARDAMLLAPNMLVLGKAVWTALAKHPAVVEACLGSASTKGRVTRQMLADVLEIPQIIVGEGWVNTARKGQTASMARAWGKHAAMLYVNPVADTERGITFGITAQFGDRVAGRREDPEIGLDGGTVIRVGERVKELVIANTTGYFFKNAIA, encoded by the coding sequence ATGGCCAAGAAGCCCTTTGTCGCTGATCCCTACCTGACCGGGATCACCACCGCATTCCGCAATCCCTCCACCGCCCTGATCGCCGACCTGGTGCTTCCCCGGGTCAAGGTCGGCAAGGAGGAGTTCGGCTACAACACCTTCCCCACCGAGGACGCATTCACCCTGCCCGACACCCGGGTGGGTCGCACCTCCAAGGTCAACCAGGTCGAGTTCAGCGCCGCCCGGGTCACCAGCCAGACCAATGACTACGGTCTGGAGGACCCCATCCCCTACAAGGACATCGACAACGCCCAGGGCAGCGGCTACGACCCCGAAGCCCGTGCCACCGAGGTCCTCACCGACCTGATCCTCCTGGATCGCGAGGTACGTGCCGCCAATGCGGTATTCTCCCTGGACAGCTACGCCAGCTCCAACCGCACCACCCTGACCGGCGTCTCCCAGTGGTCCGACACCACCAACAGCGACCCCGTCACTGCCCTGGAGACGGCGCGGGACGCCATGCTGCTCGCCCCCAACATGCTCGTGCTGGGTAAGGCTGTCTGGACGGCCCTCGCCAAGCACCCCGCCGTTGTCGAGGCCTGCCTCGGCTCCGCCAGCACCAAGGGCCGTGTCACCCGCCAGATGCTGGCTGATGTGCTGGAGATCCCGCAGATCATCGTCGGTGAGGGCTGGGTCAACACCGCCCGCAAGGGGCAGACCGCCAGCATGGCCCGTGCCTGGGGCAAGCACGCCGCCATGCTCTATGTGAACCCTGTGGCCGACACCGAGCGCGGCATCACCTTCGGCATCACGGCCCAGTTCGGTGACCGGGTGGCCGGTCGCCGCGAGGACCCTGAGATCGGCCTGGACGGCGGCACCGTCATCCGGGTCGGCGAGCGGGTCAAGGAGCTCGTCATCGCCAACACCACCGGCTACTTCTTCAAGAACGCCATCGCCTGA
- a CDS encoding phage portal protein, whose amino-acid sequence MSQAEFLRQLWESMQPTRLDSLISRVAPGWGLRRLEARAAMAAVGGSAWAGARRGTPEMAHFNPLVNSPDDEQRWDRETLLARSTALERDDALAGGAIAEMATSVVGTGLGLHPEPAMRILGWTQDQTTEWAEIAKERFHLWASSPCECDIQRKRNFYQAQAIAYRTVASRGDAFALMPKRRHPGGIWAAKFQLLEGDRCLNPRSAPDTDRLSQGVETDEVGGVLRYHFCRRHPQGSLTLKPEDWTSVEAWGQDGRRQVLHLYHEHRLDIRRGYPLLAPVIVPLKQMSRLSEAELAAAVVTSFLAVVIKKSGNGPGPLGVKKGAAGQSFTTLGHAMVAELNEGEEIQPFIPNRPNGAFDPFWQSLVGQISMRIQIPHEVLLKKFESSYTAARGALLQFWKFVTTERENLLAPNFCQPLYEMWLAEEVASGRILAPGFFRDPLLRAAYSSARWIGDNPPILDPLKEVMASQQMLDYGLSTHAEETARLNGGDFEANLSRLSREIRMKQEAGVRVDLKPESFGDVTQTAPEPPAQDPNARRQALLGIAMKEDQ is encoded by the coding sequence ATGAGCCAGGCCGAATTCCTCCGCCAGCTCTGGGAGAGCATGCAGCCCACCCGGCTCGATTCCCTGATCAGTCGCGTGGCTCCTGGGTGGGGCCTGCGCCGCCTCGAGGCCCGGGCGGCCATGGCGGCCGTGGGCGGATCCGCCTGGGCAGGAGCCCGGCGCGGCACCCCCGAGATGGCCCACTTCAACCCCCTGGTGAACTCACCCGACGATGAGCAGCGCTGGGACCGCGAGACCCTCCTGGCCCGCTCCACTGCCCTAGAGCGCGATGACGCCCTGGCCGGGGGTGCGATCGCCGAAATGGCCACCAGCGTGGTCGGCACCGGTCTGGGGCTGCACCCTGAGCCTGCCATGCGTATCCTGGGCTGGACCCAGGACCAGACCACCGAGTGGGCGGAAATCGCCAAGGAGCGATTCCACCTCTGGGCGTCCAGCCCCTGCGAGTGCGACATCCAGCGCAAGCGCAACTTCTACCAGGCCCAGGCCATCGCCTACCGCACCGTCGCCTCCCGGGGGGATGCATTCGCCCTCATGCCCAAGCGCCGACACCCCGGCGGCATCTGGGCGGCCAAGTTCCAGCTCCTCGAGGGTGACCGCTGCCTCAACCCTCGCAGCGCCCCGGATACGGACCGGCTTTCCCAGGGCGTAGAGACAGATGAGGTTGGCGGTGTCCTCCGCTATCACTTCTGCCGCAGGCATCCCCAGGGGAGCCTCACCCTCAAGCCTGAAGACTGGACCTCCGTGGAGGCCTGGGGCCAGGATGGCCGCCGCCAGGTGTTGCACCTCTACCATGAGCACCGACTCGACATCCGGAGAGGGTATCCCCTCCTCGCCCCCGTCATCGTCCCCCTCAAGCAGATGAGCCGCCTCTCCGAGGCCGAACTCGCCGCTGCCGTTGTCACCAGCTTCCTGGCTGTCGTCATCAAGAAGTCCGGGAATGGACCCGGTCCCCTGGGAGTGAAGAAAGGCGCAGCAGGGCAGAGCTTCACCACCCTTGGCCATGCCATGGTGGCTGAACTCAATGAGGGTGAAGAGATCCAGCCATTCATCCCCAATCGCCCAAACGGCGCATTCGATCCATTCTGGCAAAGCCTGGTGGGGCAGATCTCCATGCGGATCCAGATCCCCCATGAAGTCCTGCTCAAGAAGTTCGAGAGCTCCTACACCGCGGCCCGGGGGGCTCTGCTCCAGTTCTGGAAGTTCGTCACCACGGAGCGCGAGAACCTCCTCGCCCCCAACTTCTGCCAGCCCCTCTACGAGATGTGGCTGGCGGAGGAGGTCGCCTCTGGGCGCATCCTGGCCCCGGGGTTCTTCCGGGACCCGCTCCTCCGGGCAGCTTATAGCTCCGCCCGCTGGATCGGAGACAACCCCCCCATCCTGGACCCCCTCAAAGAGGTCATGGCCTCCCAGCAGATGCTCGACTATGGCCTGTCAACCCATGCCGAGGAGACCGCACGGCTCAACGGCGGTGACTTCGAGGCCAACCTGTCCCGCCTCTCCCGCGAGATCCGGATGAAGCAGGAGGCTGGGGTGAGAGTGGACCTCAAGCCCGAGTCATTTGGCGATGTGACCCAGACGGCGCCTGAACCTCCTGCCCAGGACCCCAATGCCCGACGCCAGGCACTGCTGGGCATCGCCATGAAGGAGGACCAGTGA
- a CDS encoding site-specific integrase, translated as MTTVRRFESLSLVRSKRTPYLIASFTVDGQRRRRTTKETRVEPGWAVALEIYRVAKLRARGLEPEPTVRRLVELWVETHALRRSPSHTENMDRFGRLHLGCIADLQLSEVTTKLAEDAQTEYLKNHAQSSAEVWAKYLHRVFSWACDRKMIREIPWRLPRLHPQKKPKQRLASKMVEVWVEEVDALCEAEPAIALVVRLMLGLGLRVSEARSARWEWLDLEAGEYSPGQTKGREARPRPVQPWLLDELKARAQATGYMVPTREGKVVSYGRVKRAIEAACRAANMPRLTPHHLRHTYATWLSEEGAPIQDIQAVLGHADIRTTVGYLGVDLSRVRSAQARVASRVRIPRLKTGAAPSADPMGV; from the coding sequence ATGACGACGGTTCGCCGGTTCGAGAGCCTGAGCCTGGTCCGCTCGAAGAGGACGCCGTACCTGATCGCCAGCTTCACGGTGGATGGGCAGCGGCGCAGGCGGACGACCAAGGAGACCCGGGTAGAGCCAGGCTGGGCGGTGGCCCTGGAGATCTACCGGGTGGCCAAGCTGAGGGCCAGGGGCCTGGAGCCTGAGCCGACGGTCCGCCGATTGGTGGAGCTGTGGGTGGAGACCCACGCCCTGCGCCGCAGCCCCAGCCACACCGAGAACATGGATCGGTTCGGTCGCCTGCACCTGGGCTGCATCGCTGATCTGCAGCTCAGCGAGGTCACCACCAAGTTGGCCGAGGATGCGCAAACGGAGTATCTGAAGAACCATGCCCAGAGCTCTGCGGAGGTGTGGGCGAAGTACCTGCACCGGGTGTTCTCGTGGGCCTGTGACCGGAAGATGATCCGGGAGATCCCCTGGCGTCTGCCCCGCCTCCACCCCCAGAAGAAGCCGAAGCAGCGCCTGGCCTCCAAGATGGTGGAGGTGTGGGTGGAGGAGGTGGACGCCCTCTGTGAGGCAGAGCCTGCCATCGCTCTGGTGGTCCGCCTGATGCTCGGCCTGGGTCTGCGGGTCTCGGAGGCGAGGTCGGCTCGGTGGGAGTGGCTGGATCTGGAGGCAGGGGAGTATTCCCCGGGGCAGACCAAGGGCCGGGAGGCGAGGCCACGCCCGGTCCAGCCTTGGCTGCTGGATGAACTGAAGGCCAGGGCCCAAGCCACTGGCTACATGGTCCCGACCCGTGAGGGCAAGGTGGTGTCCTATGGCCGGGTGAAGCGGGCGATCGAGGCCGCATGCCGTGCGGCCAACATGCCAAGGCTCACCCCGCACCACCTGAGACACACCTACGCGACCTGGCTGAGCGAGGAGGGAGCGCCGATCCAGGACATCCAGGCAGTCCTGGGGCACGCCGATATCCGGACCACGGTGGGCTACCTCGGAGTGGATCTCTCCAGGGTCAGGTCGGCTCAGGCGAGGGTGGCCAGCCGGGTCAGAATCCCCCGGCTCAAAACTGGCGCAGCTCCTAGTGCTGATCCAATGGGGGTCTAG
- a CDS encoding terminase gpA endonuclease subunit yields MLSTHVSGMANLRKTDRRLVQLLEPPPDLSIEGWAHLHRVLPTQSGRPGQWAADPYQLEIEEACSDPDVREVVFMKATRLGWSEICNNALGWGIDIHAMAMLMLQPSRDTAEQYAKDRLDQMIESTPALDSKLRLATSKAAGSTTRFKRFTNGASFFVASAGNPRELRSLRARFVIEDEADGYVNDVSNEGDPDKIVRRRMDEYHDSKLLIGSTPGMPSGISRIEKAYNRSSMGIYRVPCPHCNAMEALQWRDPDSPQRYLLQFEKTADNQVIPESVRYVCIRCGGPIEEDKWKWKMLQAGQWEHRRPAVTAVRGFWLNGLNAVFSGHWAKLAQEWVDAQGDQLELKAFINLHLAETFSEPGESVEPSVLRRRAEADVRDRAVVPDGVALLLVEVDVQTAAEGRLEAQVIGFTPDERAFLIDFQVFPGDPQMEAVWEDLDAWLLAGWRHQNGAQMRPHLVLVDARDGNTKDAVYRFCQSRADRWVFPQMGAHTLASKGWAEESGNRKGTVRLFLTSTDDTKRVVFSRLALPLNAPKAIHLPNWVSEHYLEQLAGEKRVPVTNVKTRKTTWQWVKTGSSRNEALDLWSYAYSGWWIITRILAPHLGGPDGRTHLEELARQASASREEVEYSSGGGRRIRSRGYGG; encoded by the coding sequence ATGCTGAGCACTCACGTATCCGGGATGGCCAACCTCCGAAAGACGGACAGACGCCTGGTGCAGCTGCTGGAGCCTCCACCTGATCTCAGCATTGAGGGGTGGGCCCACCTCCACCGGGTGCTGCCGACCCAGTCAGGCCGCCCGGGGCAGTGGGCCGCCGATCCCTACCAGCTGGAGATTGAGGAGGCCTGCAGCGACCCGGATGTCCGGGAGGTCGTGTTCATGAAGGCGACCCGCCTGGGTTGGTCGGAGATCTGCAACAACGCCCTGGGCTGGGGGATCGATATCCACGCCATGGCCATGTTGATGCTGCAACCCTCCCGTGACACCGCTGAGCAGTACGCGAAGGACCGCCTCGACCAGATGATCGAGAGCACTCCGGCCCTGGACTCCAAGCTGCGCCTCGCCACCTCCAAGGCTGCGGGCAGCACCACCAGGTTCAAGCGGTTCACCAACGGGGCCAGCTTCTTCGTCGCCAGCGCGGGCAACCCACGCGAGCTCCGTTCGCTGCGCGCACGATTCGTCATCGAGGATGAGGCCGACGGCTACGTGAATGATGTGTCGAACGAAGGCGACCCCGACAAGATCGTCCGTCGGCGCATGGATGAGTACCACGACTCGAAGCTCCTGATCGGCAGCACCCCAGGCATGCCCTCCGGTATCAGCCGGATTGAGAAGGCCTACAACCGCAGCTCCATGGGGATCTACCGAGTTCCCTGCCCCCACTGCAACGCCATGGAGGCGCTACAGTGGCGGGACCCGGACAGCCCTCAGCGCTACCTGCTGCAGTTCGAGAAGACCGCAGACAACCAGGTCATCCCCGAGAGCGTGCGCTACGTCTGCATCCGGTGCGGGGGGCCCATCGAAGAGGACAAGTGGAAGTGGAAGATGCTCCAGGCCGGGCAGTGGGAGCACCGGCGCCCGGCTGTGACCGCCGTGAGGGGATTCTGGCTCAATGGCCTGAACGCCGTGTTCTCGGGGCACTGGGCGAAGCTGGCCCAAGAGTGGGTGGACGCCCAGGGTGACCAACTTGAGCTGAAGGCATTCATCAATCTCCACCTGGCCGAGACATTCAGCGAGCCGGGGGAGAGCGTGGAGCCCTCGGTGCTGCGCCGACGCGCCGAGGCAGACGTGCGCGACAGGGCCGTGGTGCCGGATGGCGTGGCCCTGCTGCTGGTCGAGGTCGATGTTCAGACCGCCGCAGAGGGCCGCCTGGAGGCCCAGGTGATCGGGTTCACGCCGGATGAGCGGGCATTCCTCATCGACTTCCAGGTGTTTCCAGGGGACCCCCAGATGGAGGCCGTGTGGGAGGACCTCGACGCCTGGCTGCTGGCGGGGTGGCGCCATCAGAACGGGGCCCAGATGCGTCCACACCTGGTGCTCGTGGACGCACGCGACGGAAACACCAAGGATGCGGTCTATCGGTTCTGCCAATCCCGGGCCGACCGCTGGGTGTTCCCCCAGATGGGCGCGCACACCCTGGCCTCGAAGGGCTGGGCAGAGGAGAGCGGCAACCGGAAGGGCACGGTGAGGCTATTCCTGACCAGCACCGACGACACGAAGAGGGTGGTGTTCTCGCGTCTGGCGCTGCCCCTGAACGCCCCCAAGGCGATCCACCTGCCGAACTGGGTCTCTGAGCACTACCTCGAGCAGCTGGCTGGCGAGAAGCGGGTGCCAGTCACCAACGTCAAGACCCGGAAGACCACCTGGCAGTGGGTCAAGACAGGAAGTTCCCGCAATGAGGCCCTGGATCTGTGGAGCTACGCCTACTCCGGCTGGTGGATCATCACCCGGATCCTCGCCCCCCACCTCGGGGGCCCTGACGGTCGGACCCACCTCGAGGAGCTGGCGCGGCAGGCTTCGGCGTCTCGTGAGGAGGTGGAATACTCCAGTGGCGGTGGAAGGCGGATTCGGAGTCGAGGGTATGGGGGGTGA
- a CDS encoding DUF3850 domain-containing protein: MPALFEAVLEGRKTFEIREDRDRGFQASDTVVLMEYDERRLATEDHQRFTGRQAEFRIGYVSAFGQAPGYVVFSLLPLERRRDGGEA, translated from the coding sequence TTGCCGGCATTATTCGAGGCTGTACTCGAGGGCAGGAAGACATTCGAGATCCGGGAGGACAGGGACCGGGGATTCCAGGCCAGTGACACCGTGGTCCTGATGGAATACGACGAGCGCAGGTTGGCCACCGAGGACCACCAGCGATTCACCGGTCGGCAGGCCGAGTTCCGCATCGGCTACGTCAGTGCATTCGGACAGGCGCCCGGGTATGTGGTCTTCTCCCTGCTGCCCCTGGAGCGGCGGCGGGATGGGGGTGAGGCATGA
- a CDS encoding type II toxin-antitoxin system HicB family antitoxin — translation MNIMTYKNFEGTVEVDMETYVCRGKILFIKDLVTYESDSIRGIESEFHAAVDDYIETCKELGRKPQKPLKGVFNVRVKPEIHKEATLRALKEGVKLNEIVCKSIDLYLHGSSSVTTNNYITLQEPRSQGLNSFTAGVKESNWSTGRSYGH, via the coding sequence ATGAATATCATGACTTATAAGAATTTTGAAGGCACCGTTGAGGTTGATATGGAAACCTATGTGTGCCGAGGAAAGATTCTTTTTATTAAAGATCTTGTGACCTACGAATCAGATTCTATTCGTGGTATCGAATCTGAGTTCCACGCAGCTGTTGATGACTATATTGAAACCTGCAAAGAGCTTGGGCGCAAACCTCAAAAGCCTTTGAAAGGTGTTTTTAATGTTCGTGTAAAACCTGAAATACATAAAGAAGCAACACTTCGTGCGTTGAAGGAAGGTGTGAAACTGAATGAAATTGTGTGCAAATCAATAGATTTGTATTTGCATGGTAGCTCAAGTGTTACAACAAATAATTATATTACATTGCAAGAGCCTCGTTCTCAGGGGTTAAATAGCTTTACCGCTGGAGTGAAGGAATCTAATTGGTCTACCGGGAGGTCCTATGGCCACTGA
- a CDS encoding capsid cement protein, with protein MANRDLVKSYTAEADLDICLFVKPGAADYGMLPAAAATDAIIGVTGPVVAADSGESVDVIHGGIADLQLGGTVTRGDLLTADASGKGVTAAPATGANARYGAVALVSGVSGDIIPVLITLGSIQG; from the coding sequence ATGGCGAACCGTGATCTCGTGAAGTCCTACACTGCCGAGGCCGATCTCGACATCTGCCTCTTCGTCAAGCCCGGCGCCGCCGACTATGGCATGCTCCCCGCCGCTGCCGCCACCGATGCCATCATCGGCGTCACCGGCCCCGTCGTGGCCGCCGACTCCGGTGAGTCCGTCGATGTGATCCACGGCGGCATTGCCGACCTGCAGCTGGGCGGCACCGTCACCCGGGGTGACCTGCTGACCGCTGATGCCAGCGGCAAGGGCGTCACCGCCGCACCCGCCACCGGTGCCAACGCCCGCTATGGCGCGGTGGCTCTCGTCTCCGGCGTGTCCGGCGACATCATCCCTGTGCTCATCACCCTCGGCAGCATCCAGGGTTAA
- a CDS encoding 3'-5' exonuclease, with protein sequence MKSPGQAVYAVWDVETTGLNPAVDGVVEVGLAMVARGEVILRASLLVDPGMPISPEAQAVHGISDLDVAGAPSLQEALETLGQLMPVAPDFYVAHGAAFDSAFLRLNQRPWICTLNLSRQLYPGRTHRLMPLCRELGLQVGEAHRAEGDAVAAARLLAEMISALPELVAAEDLLAVGGAA encoded by the coding sequence TGTGGAAACCACTGGCCTAAACCCTGCGGTGGATGGGGTGGTGGAGGTCGGCCTGGCCATGGTGGCCCGTGGCGAGGTGATCCTGCGGGCATCCCTGCTGGTGGACCCCGGCATGCCGATCTCCCCGGAGGCTCAGGCTGTCCACGGCATCAGCGATCTGGATGTGGCCGGGGCACCCTCCCTGCAGGAGGCCCTGGAGACGCTGGGGCAGCTCATGCCCGTGGCGCCGGACTTCTATGTGGCCCACGGGGCCGCGTTCGACTCGGCATTCCTGAGGCTCAACCAGCGGCCCTGGATCTGCACCCTGAACCTGTCCCGCCAACTCTACCCCGGGCGCACCCACCGGCTCATGCCGCTCTGCCGCGAGCTGGGCCTGCAGGTGGGTGAGGCCCACCGGGCCGAGGGGGATGCGGTGGCGGCTGCCCGGCTGCTGGCCGAGATGATCTCAGCCCTGCCGGAGCTCGTGGCGGCTGAGGATCTGCTGGCGGTGGGAGGTGCAGCATGA